The following are encoded in a window of Flavobacterium cupriresistens genomic DNA:
- a CDS encoding DUF4302 domain-containing protein translates to MKLKNIFKYSMFAFLAMSLGACTNNTDAEKIFDKTPVERINAQKSELRTALLSSEFGWKAVYFTDDTQLGGFTHLFKFTDDGKVQMASDFNADTKTYESQFDVVLGSTMSVVFTTFNRIHLLSDSGNAPTAALRGKGYLGDFQFLYYGKQANGDILFKTNRLVRDVRFVKATAQDWADLPKNTISQQNFIGNSSSPLFRLLETNDGTTTKKYSFSVSQASRYSISTALDGSGDVIRTGVAYTPTGITVSPAIVVAGQKLTDFTYNDTDKSFTATGTGGVTASIKFSNTPLALTDDYKLLLPGSGNNVYAYIFNTTKGEAANSQLFLTLLNDSEQAAGFMLTRVQLWFNNADGSNFIEYRFGNASGATVARRYHYFTLTADATKKTVTFTPGVWKSSTAPTAPAIAAPSFLQALDNQFMNPQGLYFAKAQVSGYSGYTFTSTSTPFRMVAYSFQ, encoded by the coding sequence ATGAAACTAAAAAATATATTTAAGTACTCGATGTTTGCTTTTTTAGCAATGTCTTTGGGTGCTTGTACCAATAATACAGACGCGGAAAAAATCTTTGATAAAACTCCGGTCGAGCGAATAAACGCACAGAAAAGTGAGTTGAGAACAGCCTTACTTTCTTCAGAATTTGGCTGGAAAGCAGTGTATTTTACAGATGACACCCAATTGGGAGGTTTTACCCATTTGTTTAAATTTACTGACGACGGAAAAGTACAAATGGCATCCGATTTTAATGCCGATACAAAAACGTACGAAAGCCAGTTTGATGTGGTATTAGGAAGCACTATGAGTGTGGTATTTACTACCTTTAACAGAATACACCTTTTGTCAGATTCAGGCAATGCTCCAACTGCAGCTTTAAGAGGAAAAGGATACTTAGGAGATTTCCAGTTTTTATACTACGGAAAACAAGCCAATGGTGATATTCTTTTTAAAACCAACAGATTAGTTAGAGATGTTCGTTTTGTAAAAGCAACTGCTCAAGACTGGGCTGATTTACCTAAGAATACAATATCACAACAAAATTTCATTGGAAATAGCAGTAGCCCACTTTTCAGATTGCTGGAAACTAACGACGGAACTACCACTAAAAAGTATAGCTTCTCTGTTTCGCAAGCAAGCAGATATTCCATTTCAACAGCTTTAGACGGATCTGGAGATGTTATCAGAACAGGAGTTGCTTATACGCCAACAGGAATCACTGTTAGTCCTGCTATAGTTGTTGCAGGTCAAAAATTAACCGACTTTACCTATAATGATACTGATAAAAGTTTTACTGCTACGGGAACAGGAGGGGTAACAGCTTCCATTAAATTCTCTAACACACCTTTAGCCTTAACAGACGATTACAAACTATTACTGCCTGGAAGTGGAAATAATGTATACGCTTATATATTTAATACAACAAAAGGTGAAGCAGCAAACTCTCAGTTATTCCTGACTTTATTAAATGATTCAGAGCAAGCAGCCGGATTTATGCTTACAAGAGTACAACTTTGGTTTAATAATGCTGATGGAAGTAATTTTATTGAATACAGATTCGGAAATGCCAGTGGCGCCACTGTAGCCAGAAGATACCACTACTTTACTTTAACTGCCGATGCCACAAAGAAAACGGTTACATTTACCCCTGGAGTTTGGAAATCAAGTACGGCACCTACAGCACCAGCAATAGCGGCTCCATCTTTCCTGCAAGCGTTAGATAATCAATTCATGAATCCTCAAGGTCTTTATTTTGCCAAGGCGCAGGTTTCAGGTTATAGTGGTTATACTTTTACGAGTACATCAACTCCTTTTAGAATGGTTGCATACTCATTCCAATAA
- a CDS encoding LysR family transcriptional regulator codes for MDFRLKVFYTVALRLNFTKAATELYITQPAVSKHIQELEETYKTKLFERNGSKIALTPAGDMLLQHTKSIFEIYRKIDFDMSVFASNRQGLLRLGSSTTISQYIISPVLAQFHQKQQEIKVNLLNGNTEQIENALINKEIEIGIVEGQSKNQSIKYIPFLKDELVLVCNSQNPMAQQNEISLNDLKSMKFITRERGSGTLEVIEYALRQVNLKITDLQFEMQLGSTESIKSYLLNSDCFAFMSTHAVGKELKNNELTVLDVENLTIERYFYIITLVGKSDPLSELFVQSMSAYYNLKL; via the coding sequence ATGGACTTCAGGCTAAAAGTATTCTACACCGTCGCTTTAAGGCTTAACTTTACAAAAGCCGCAACGGAATTGTATATTACACAGCCCGCAGTTTCTAAACACATTCAGGAACTCGAAGAAACCTATAAAACAAAACTTTTTGAACGAAACGGGTCCAAAATAGCCTTAACTCCAGCTGGCGATATGCTACTGCAGCACACTAAAAGCATCTTTGAAATCTATCGCAAAATTGATTTTGACATGAGTGTTTTTGCCAGTAACCGCCAGGGTTTATTGCGTTTAGGGTCGAGTACCACAATTTCACAATATATTATTTCTCCTGTTTTGGCGCAATTTCATCAAAAGCAGCAAGAAATAAAAGTCAATTTGCTTAATGGTAACACTGAGCAAATCGAAAATGCCTTAATCAACAAAGAAATTGAAATTGGAATTGTGGAAGGACAATCAAAAAATCAGTCCATCAAATACATTCCATTTTTAAAAGACGAATTGGTTTTGGTTTGCAACAGTCAAAATCCTATGGCTCAGCAGAATGAAATTTCATTAAATGATCTCAAATCAATGAAATTCATCACGCGGGAACGTGGCTCAGGAACACTTGAAGTTATAGAATATGCTTTAAGGCAAGTCAATTTAAAAATAACGGATTTGCAATTCGAAATGCAATTAGGAAGTACCGAAAGTATCAAATCCTATTTATTAAATTCCGATTGTTTTGCCTTTATGTCAACACATGCAGTAGGTAAGGAGTTAAAAAACAACGAGCTAACAGTATTAGATGTCGAGAATTTAACCATTGAAAGATACTTTTACATCATTACTTTAGTCGGAAAATCAGACCCTCTATCAGAGCTATTTGTTCAAAGTATGTCAGCTTACTATAACCTGAAGTTATAG
- a CDS encoding RagB/SusD family nutrient uptake outer membrane protein: MKNIKYIKITAALLLLVGVSSCDDFLSEVPDNRTQIDTPEKISELLVNAYPLASYMDLGETMSDNVADAELNNASVKSTQSYYWEMQDETNIDTQANYWDACYRAIAHANQALQSIKELGNPTSLNPQKGEALLARAYSHFMLVTFWSNRYNPATAATDLGVPYVTEPETELLKSYKRNTVKEVFDFIQQDIEEGLRYVSNNYKEPKFHFNKEAAKAFASRFYLIKGDWDKVLEVSSGLGSKPVGKLKDYVTLSSLAPDIQFIEYSKSSLTSNLLIGSPNTLVGRSANGSNFYLTDEKQRELFNGTNPFGKAWLFDFYSYNSSSTLFTPKFEEYFKYTNLTANIGIAYCGIVLLSNDEFYLNRIEALVMKNRIADANTELEYFLGTRTAGYNAATDKLTEADVVAGYPVIADELTPFYTMTDVQTSYVKALTEARRRDFVHEGLRWFDVKRFNIVVSREDQGKPVNTLVKDDKRRALQIPLSASNYGVEKNPR; encoded by the coding sequence ATGAAAAACATAAAATATATAAAAATAACCGCTGCCTTATTACTGCTCGTTGGTGTTAGTAGCTGTGATGATTTTTTGTCAGAGGTTCCCGATAACAGAACTCAAATAGATACACCGGAAAAAATATCCGAGTTATTGGTTAATGCATACCCGCTGGCTTCTTATATGGATTTGGGAGAAACAATGTCTGATAACGTTGCCGATGCTGAATTAAATAACGCCAGTGTAAAAAGTACACAAAGTTACTATTGGGAAATGCAAGACGAGACCAATATAGATACTCAGGCTAATTATTGGGATGCTTGTTACAGAGCTATTGCGCATGCTAATCAGGCTTTACAGTCCATTAAAGAACTAGGAAATCCTACTAGCTTAAATCCTCAAAAAGGAGAAGCTTTATTAGCAAGAGCATACTCTCATTTTATGTTGGTTACCTTTTGGTCAAACCGATATAATCCGGCTACTGCTGCAACAGATTTAGGGGTTCCTTATGTTACAGAACCGGAAACAGAATTACTGAAAAGTTATAAAAGAAATACAGTAAAAGAAGTTTTTGATTTCATTCAACAAGATATTGAAGAAGGATTGAGATACGTATCGAATAACTATAAAGAGCCAAAGTTCCATTTCAACAAAGAAGCAGCCAAAGCATTTGCCAGCCGTTTCTATTTAATAAAAGGAGATTGGGATAAGGTACTTGAAGTTTCAAGCGGATTAGGATCTAAACCAGTTGGTAAACTAAAAGATTATGTAACTTTGTCAAGTTTAGCTCCGGATATTCAATTTATCGAATACAGTAAATCTTCTCTTACGTCAAATTTATTAATTGGATCACCAAATACATTAGTCGGAAGATCTGCAAATGGTAGTAATTTTTATTTGACAGATGAGAAACAAAGAGAACTTTTTAATGGAACAAATCCATTTGGAAAAGCCTGGCTTTTTGATTTTTACAGCTACAACAGCAGCAGTACTTTATTTACACCAAAATTTGAAGAGTATTTTAAATATACAAATCTAACGGCAAATATTGGAATTGCTTATTGTGGAATCGTACTTTTGTCTAATGATGAGTTTTATCTAAACCGTATTGAGGCACTTGTTATGAAAAACAGAATTGCAGATGCCAACACAGAATTGGAATACTTTTTAGGAACAAGAACAGCCGGATACAATGCCGCAACAGATAAACTTACTGAAGCAGATGTTGTAGCAGGATACCCTGTAATTGCAGATGAGTTAACACCGTTCTATACGATGACAGACGTACAAACTTCTTATGTTAAAGCGCTTACCGAAGCGAGAAGAAGAGATTTTGTTCATGAAGGATTAAGATGGTTTGATGTAAAACGTTTTAATATTGTTGTAAGCCGTGAAGATCAAGGAAAACCTGTAAACACATTGGTTAAAGACGATAAACGAAGAGCATTACAAATACCGCTAAGTGCATCAAACTACGGCGTAGAAAAAAATCCTAGATAA
- a CDS encoding zinc dependent phospholipase C family protein, whose translation MKNFRMKPRLIAFLVVGIGFLTLSWGIVGHERINKAAVMALPRPLQVFFYNHIDFITQEASVPDIRKYALNYKDENPRHYFDMENFGPVESIPQTFEEAKKKYDAKFLNDNGILPWYIEDMMEKLTKAFKEKNRAEILFLAADLGHYIGDAHMPLHTSANHDGQLTDQKGIHSLWESKLPELFVKNYKLNVPEAQYYENVHKATWDMINDTHTLVEPLLAVDKKLRTSTPENKIYVIGADGKVVKTKYNAAKFSDDYAEKLHKELNGMVESQMRKAITATASFWYTAWVNAGKPDLSDLDASTVTQRNNQALRDDLKLFQSGYLFGMQNQND comes from the coding sequence ATGAAAAACTTTAGAATGAAACCAAGACTAATTGCCTTTCTAGTAGTAGGAATTGGTTTTTTGACATTATCATGGGGAATCGTAGGTCATGAACGTATCAACAAAGCAGCGGTAATGGCTTTGCCCCGTCCACTTCAGGTGTTTTTTTACAATCATATTGATTTTATTACTCAGGAAGCTTCTGTGCCGGATATCCGTAAATATGCATTGAATTATAAAGACGAAAATCCAAGACATTATTTTGACATGGAAAATTTCGGACCTGTAGAAAGTATACCACAAACTTTTGAAGAAGCAAAAAAGAAATATGATGCCAAGTTTTTGAATGACAATGGAATTTTACCATGGTACATTGAAGATATGATGGAAAAATTGACAAAGGCATTCAAAGAAAAAAACAGAGCCGAAATTTTATTCCTTGCAGCAGATTTAGGTCATTATATCGGAGATGCCCACATGCCATTGCACACTTCTGCAAATCATGACGGTCAGTTAACCGATCAGAAAGGAATTCATTCACTTTGGGAAAGCAAATTACCGGAGTTATTCGTCAAAAATTATAAGTTAAATGTTCCGGAAGCGCAATACTACGAAAATGTACATAAAGCAACCTGGGACATGATTAATGACACCCACACTCTTGTTGAACCTTTATTAGCGGTTGATAAAAAACTAAGAACTTCAACTCCTGAAAATAAGATTTATGTTATTGGTGCAGACGGAAAAGTTGTTAAAACTAAATACAACGCAGCTAAATTCTCTGATGACTATGCCGAAAAATTACACAAAGAATTAAACGGAATGGTTGAAAGCCAAATGAGAAAAGCAATCACGGCAACAGCAAGTTTTTGGTACACGGCTTGGGTTAACGCAGGAAAACCGGATTTAAGTGATTTGGATGCATCGACAGTTACACAAAGAAACAACCAAGCTTTAAGAGACGATTTAAAATTGTTTCAAAGCGGATATCTTTTCGGAATGCAAAATCAGAATGACTAA
- the fabG gene encoding 3-oxoacyl-[acyl-carrier-protein] reductase, producing the protein MKLLEGKVAIITGASRGIGRGIAEVFAKHGANVAFTYSSSVASAEALEAELNSLGVKAKGYQSNAADFNEAQTFVEAVLADFGTVDILINNAGITKDNLLMRMSEADFDQVIDVNLKSVFNMTKAIQKTFLKQRAGSIINISSVVGVSGNAGQTNYAASKAGAIGFTKSVALELGSRNIRCNAIAPGFIETEMTAKLNEDVVKGWREGIPLKRGGTTEDVANACLFLASDMSAYITGQVLNVCGGMLT; encoded by the coding sequence ATGAAATTACTAGAAGGAAAAGTTGCCATCATTACAGGCGCTAGTCGTGGAATTGGAAGAGGAATTGCAGAAGTTTTTGCTAAACATGGCGCAAATGTTGCCTTTACATACAGTTCATCTGTAGCTTCAGCAGAAGCTTTAGAAGCTGAATTAAACAGTTTAGGAGTTAAAGCCAAAGGATACCAATCTAATGCAGCTGATTTTAATGAGGCTCAAACTTTTGTCGAAGCAGTTTTGGCTGATTTCGGAACGGTAGATATTTTAATTAACAACGCCGGAATTACAAAAGACAATTTGTTAATGCGTATGTCTGAAGCTGATTTCGATCAGGTAATTGATGTTAATTTGAAGTCTGTTTTTAATATGACAAAAGCAATTCAAAAAACTTTCCTAAAACAACGCGCAGGTTCAATTATCAATATTAGTTCAGTAGTAGGAGTTTCCGGAAATGCCGGACAAACTAACTATGCAGCTTCAAAAGCTGGTGCAATTGGATTTACAAAATCGGTGGCACTTGAATTAGGTTCTCGTAATATTCGTTGCAACGCAATTGCTCCAGGATTTATCGAAACAGAGATGACAGCTAAATTAAATGAAGATGTAGTAAAAGGATGGAGAGAAGGAATTCCTTTAAAACGTGGCGGAACTACTGAAGATGTTGCCAATGCTTGTTTATTCCTGGCTTCAGATATGAGCGCTTACATCACAGGACAGGTTTTAAATGTTTGTGGAGGAATGTTAACTTAA
- a CDS encoding LTA synthase family protein, whose protein sequence is MIFYKKLAPFYYLGLFYFIVSFIVRVVLFFHPITQSSFSIVESLKIFVLGLISDFFVFVVASFFLWLYLIFISNSKYNKPSGFIILGIFVLLFLYIASGRSILDEYGGALPGIVLIFVGIKTVLFALLLFLPKHRDKIRFWLFAFVIFLYVLLILQNALSEYFFWNEFGVRYNFIAVNYLIYTNEVIGNIMESYPVIPLFSILFLITGAFTYFILRKSRSYIDAIPTFKEKIKISALYINLLIASLILIPALALTENSKNVFVNELQSNGLYKFYLAFHNNSLDYFKFYKTLPKQQAFTILKQQLPAITGNSTIRKIESDSAENRKNVVLITIESYSAEFMEMYGNKEKITPFLDSLSQKSLQFTNLYAAGNRTVRGLEAVTLCLPPTAGESVVKREDNKNKFSTGALFKQKGYNVKFMYGGDAFFDNMRDFYTGNGYEIIDKSNFTAEEITFSNVWGVCDEDMYNKAIKVMNTEAKGNKPFFNHIMTVSNHRPFTYPNNKIDIPGDIKSRDGGVKYTDYSLKKFFAMASKQPWFNNTVFVIVADHCASSAGKTQLPVDKYRIPAFIYRPGVKAEKYNQVMSQIDLMPTVFGLLHFNYQSKFFGQDVLKPDYKPRAFIATYQDLGLIKDNVLTILSPKQLVKQFELKVKPTAGLSPEYYIYYDEVPLKKERTDLVNETISFYQTASDVLKHKKYQK, encoded by the coding sequence ATGATATTTTATAAGAAACTTGCCCCGTTCTACTATCTTGGATTATTCTACTTTATTGTAAGTTTTATAGTTAGGGTTGTTTTGTTTTTTCATCCTATCACACAGAGCTCTTTTAGTATTGTGGAGAGTCTTAAAATTTTTGTTTTAGGTCTTATTTCTGATTTTTTCGTATTTGTTGTGGCCAGTTTCTTTCTTTGGCTTTATCTGATTTTTATTTCTAATTCTAAATACAACAAGCCCTCGGGGTTTATTATTCTGGGGATTTTTGTGCTGCTGTTTCTTTATATTGCTTCCGGAAGAAGTATATTGGATGAATATGGTGGTGCGTTACCTGGAATTGTCCTAATTTTTGTGGGGATTAAAACAGTACTTTTTGCTCTTTTGCTTTTTCTTCCAAAACATCGCGACAAAATCCGATTTTGGTTATTTGCTTTTGTAATTTTCTTGTATGTTTTACTGATTCTTCAAAATGCATTGAGTGAGTATTTTTTCTGGAATGAATTTGGAGTCAGATACAATTTTATCGCGGTAAACTATCTGATTTATACCAATGAGGTGATTGGTAACATTATGGAATCGTATCCTGTGATCCCATTATTTTCTATTCTGTTTCTGATAACAGGAGCTTTTACCTATTTTATTCTGAGAAAATCCAGAAGCTATATTGATGCAATTCCAACATTTAAAGAGAAAATAAAAATTTCTGCTCTGTATATCAATTTATTAATTGCTTCTTTGATTTTAATTCCGGCTTTGGCGTTGACAGAAAACTCAAAAAACGTGTTTGTCAATGAATTGCAATCGAATGGTTTGTATAAGTTTTATTTAGCTTTTCATAATAACAGTTTAGATTATTTTAAATTTTATAAAACACTTCCGAAGCAGCAAGCTTTTACAATTTTGAAACAGCAATTACCTGCGATTACGGGGAATAGCACGATCCGAAAAATAGAAAGTGATTCGGCTGAAAATCGAAAAAATGTGGTGCTTATCACCATTGAAAGTTACAGTGCCGAATTCATGGAAATGTATGGAAACAAAGAGAAGATAACGCCGTTTTTAGATAGTTTATCTCAAAAGAGTCTTCAGTTTACTAATTTGTATGCTGCCGGAAACCGAACCGTACGTGGACTTGAAGCAGTAACCTTATGTCTTCCGCCAACTGCCGGAGAAAGTGTTGTAAAAAGAGAAGACAATAAAAACAAATTTTCGACCGGAGCTCTTTTCAAGCAAAAAGGATACAATGTGAAATTTATGTACGGTGGTGATGCGTTCTTTGATAATATGAGGGATTTTTATACCGGAAATGGCTATGAAATCATAGATAAATCAAATTTTACAGCCGAAGAGATTACCTTTTCTAACGTTTGGGGCGTTTGCGATGAGGATATGTACAACAAAGCCATAAAGGTTATGAATACCGAAGCAAAAGGAAACAAACCCTTCTTTAATCACATCATGACTGTCAGTAATCACAGGCCTTTTACCTACCCTAATAATAAAATTGATATTCCCGGAGACATCAAGTCACGTGATGGTGGTGTAAAATATACCGATTATTCGCTTAAAAAATTCTTTGCAATGGCCAGTAAACAACCTTGGTTTAATAACACTGTTTTTGTAATTGTTGCAGATCATTGCGCCTCAAGTGCGGGTAAAACACAGCTTCCGGTAGATAAATACAGGATTCCTGCATTCATTTACAGACCCGGAGTTAAGGCCGAAAAATACAATCAGGTAATGTCACAGATTGATCTTATGCCAACCGTGTTTGGATTACTTCACTTTAATTATCAAAGTAAGTTTTTTGGACAAGATGTTTTAAAACCGGATTACAAACCAAGAGCTTTTATTGCGACTTATCAGGATTTGGGTTTGATAAAAGACAATGTCCTGACTATTTTATCACCTAAGCAACTAGTCAAACAATTTGAATTGAAAGTAAAACCAACAGCAGGTCTTTCACCGGAATATTATATTTATTATGATGAGGTACCATTAAAGAAGGAAAGAACTGATTTGGTCAATGAAACCATATCTTTTTATCAAACCGCTTCTGATGTTCTTAAGCATAAGAAGTATCAAAAGTAA
- a CDS encoding YeiH family protein: MKSQEHSTPQLLDVSIYFQQAVFALVIILCIFSIISPPVALLLGVLIVNVFGNPFLAFNHKAITFLLQFSVVGLGFGMNAASAISAGKEGFLLTILSIFSTLIFGILLGKWLKIEKKTSHLISCGTAICGGSAIAAVAPVIKSNENQTSIALGVIFILNSVALFLFPYIGHQLDLSQKEFGLWCAIAIHDTSSVVGAANRYGAEALQIATTVKLARALWIIPISIFTAIAFKNKNSKIKIPYFIGLFIVAMLLNTYVPSTAIVAPHIVSIAKIGLTITLFLIGATLNIKTLKAVGVRPLLQGVFLWVFIAFLGLTTIVYLN, from the coding sequence TTGAAATCGCAAGAACATTCAACACCGCAATTATTAGACGTTAGTATTTACTTTCAACAGGCCGTTTTTGCCCTGGTTATTATTCTGTGTATATTCTCCATTATTTCTCCACCTGTCGCATTGTTATTGGGCGTTCTTATTGTTAACGTTTTTGGAAACCCTTTTTTAGCTTTCAATCATAAAGCCATTACGTTTCTATTGCAATTTTCTGTTGTAGGTCTTGGTTTTGGAATGAATGCAGCCAGTGCCATTTCAGCAGGAAAAGAAGGTTTTCTACTGACCATACTCTCTATCTTCAGCACTTTGATTTTCGGTATTCTCTTAGGAAAGTGGCTTAAAATCGAAAAGAAAACGTCACATTTAATTTCTTGCGGAACTGCTATTTGTGGTGGTAGTGCCATTGCAGCAGTAGCTCCGGTCATCAAATCAAACGAAAATCAGACTTCAATTGCTTTGGGAGTCATTTTTATACTGAATTCTGTCGCTTTATTTCTTTTCCCTTATATTGGTCATCAACTTGATTTATCGCAAAAAGAATTTGGTTTATGGTGCGCTATTGCGATTCATGATACCAGCTCTGTAGTTGGGGCAGCGAATAGATACGGGGCTGAAGCTTTGCAAATTGCTACAACAGTAAAATTAGCAAGAGCTTTATGGATCATTCCAATTTCAATTTTCACTGCTATTGCATTTAAAAACAAAAACAGTAAGATCAAAATACCTTATTTTATCGGACTGTTTATTGTAGCCATGCTTTTAAACACTTATGTCCCTTCAACAGCCATTGTGGCGCCGCATATCGTAAGCATCGCAAAAATTGGTCTAACGATAACTTTGTTCCTTATTGGTGCAACTCTAAATATAAAAACGCTCAAAGCGGTAGGAGTAAGGCCTTTGCTGCAAGGTGTTTTTCTTTGGGTCTTTATTGCCTTTTTAGGATTGACCACCATTGTATACCTGAATTAA
- a CDS encoding zinc-binding metallopeptidase, with product MKIFKLYRTMILVAGVLTFAACAHEDQPKESQLDFSPLPKTELDKWITTNYLDPYNINAQYLWNQNKVDNNRFLFPPLVDKVKPALNIVKQIWIDSYSEVGGADFVKIIAPREIVLVGGVNSNSNGTRTLGIADSGQRITLFEVDYLNQKNRDNVTEFIHTIQHEYVHILNQNKPFDEQAWQKITPGDYTGTWHLENLAVSRNLGFVTNYARNNVTEDFAETASVILISSVAEYDAILASITSADGRDKLKRKEAIVVQYYKDAFGIDFYALRDAAQRNTTNVVNN from the coding sequence ATGAAAATATTTAAACTATATAGAACGATGATACTTGTTGCAGGAGTTTTAACTTTTGCAGCTTGTGCTCATGAAGATCAACCTAAGGAAAGTCAATTGGATTTTTCACCTCTTCCAAAAACGGAGCTAGACAAATGGATCACAACAAATTACCTGGATCCCTATAATATTAACGCACAATACTTATGGAATCAGAATAAAGTCGATAACAACAGATTTCTTTTTCCTCCATTAGTAGATAAAGTTAAACCAGCTTTAAATATCGTTAAACAAATCTGGATCGATAGTTATTCAGAAGTTGGAGGGGCTGATTTTGTAAAAATCATCGCACCAAGAGAAATTGTTTTGGTTGGTGGAGTAAATTCAAATTCAAACGGAACCAGAACACTTGGTATCGCAGATTCAGGTCAGAGAATCACCCTTTTTGAAGTAGATTATCTGAATCAAAAAAACAGAGACAATGTTACTGAATTCATCCATACCATTCAACATGAGTATGTACACATTTTAAATCAAAACAAACCTTTTGACGAGCAAGCTTGGCAAAAAATTACTCCAGGGGATTATACAGGAACCTGGCATTTAGAAAATCTTGCAGTTTCAAGAAATCTAGGTTTTGTTACGAACTATGCAAGAAACAATGTTACTGAAGATTTTGCTGAAACAGCTTCTGTTATATTGATAAGTTCAGTAGCAGAATACGACGCAATTCTTGCCAGTATTACAAGCGCTGACGGAAGGGATAAATTGAAAAGAAAAGAAGCAATCGTAGTACAGTATTATAAAGATGCTTTCGGAATTGACTTTTATGCTTTAAGAGATGCAGCGCAGAGAAATACAACCAACGTCGTAAATAACTAA